From a region of the Penaeus vannamei isolate JL-2024 chromosome 2, ASM4276789v1, whole genome shotgun sequence genome:
- the LOC113825931 gene encoding RNA-binding protein 25 isoform X3, producing the protein MAFPTRPPLMPGVPISTMMGTPFTLAPNIVPAVGIPISQIPTPISSRPQMRPITTSSTSKPTQNTTTNHGIKPPSYSKRLESSGPAVTVFVGNITEKAPDVMVRHILNTCGTVLSWKRVQGASGKLQAFGFCEFGNPDAALRAIRLLHDYEIAEKKLVVKADAKTKEVLEEYKEKRKKAKQNGDSSPLQDEVDEGDDYLDEDMRVEDTAALSRINSILADHKKDIMNYVPPPNKHDMREKRMSRVQEKLVALSSGADIANIPTTTNLDDMEDVEEGKKELITREITQFREQMKKQEEEKERERRLREKDRERERDRERERERERDREREREREREREREREREKERERERERERREREEKLKRRSRSGSRGGSLRRSRSQSVESRRVKKDKRYSRSRSPSPVRKSERDLLREKEEEAEDKERKEQERKVRKKEMQYQERLKNWETREHKKQKELDREKEKDRMKELEREKEARRLKEFLEDYDDERDDPKYYKGHAFQRRLMEREQEKEMDTRDRVKEKEELEELRAKILAEGHDNPDAAFQKACAEREEQYRPKLLVKPAEKKIPPPAPAPVEAQPALPQAPEQPPLPSVPAESDSDSDGHMSDAPPEPMPDMEDSPSQGGDYENSFLSSSESTHQPQKRKKLDVKDVFNQDDDDILAKKKKLPLPERTLTAKEDPLQKLLRNTIEPGKDKSGKEKGGGEEKRKHIKSMIDKIPTSKEELFAYPIDSSLVDNVLMEKRIRPWINKKIIEYIGEPEPTLVDFICSKVLVGSEPQSLLNDVQMVLDDEAEVFVVKMWRLLIYEIEAKKLGAVKS; encoded by the exons ATGGCATTCCCCACGCGACCTCCGCTTATGCCAGGGGTGCCAATCTCAACAATGATGGGGACACCCTTTACCCTAGCAC CTAATATTGTGCCAGCAGTTGGCATTCCCATATCACAG ATTCCTACACCAATCTCAAGCCGTCCTCAGATGCGCCCCATCACAACGAGCTCCACCAGTAAGCCCACGCagaacaccaccaccaaccatgGAATAAAGCCGCCCAGCTACTCGAAACGACTTGAGTCATCAGGGCCGGCTGTAACGGTGTTTGTGGGCAACATCACGGAGAAAGCTCCTGATGTGATGGTGCGGCACATTCTCAACACATGTGGCACAGTGTTGAGCTGGAAGAGGGTTCAGGGGGCATCTGGAAAGTTACAAG CATTTGGATTTTGTGAATTTGGCAATCCTGATGCAGCTCTGCGGGCAATTCGCCTTCTTCATGATTATGAGATAGCGGAAAAGAAGCTGGTTGTCAAGGCAGATGCAAAGACCAAAGAAGTTCTAGAGGAGTACAAAG aaaagagaaaaaaggccaaGCAAAATGGCGACTCATCTCCCTTGCAAGATGAGGTGGACGAGGGCGACGACTACCTGGATGAGGACATGAGAGTCGAGGACACAGCCGCCCTGAGCCGCATCAACAGCATCTTGGCCGACCACAAAAAGGATATCATGAATTACGTCCCACCTCCGAACAAGCACgacatgagagagaagaggatgtcaAGGGTCCAGGAGAAGCTTGTTGCGCTCTCCAGTGGGGCCGACATCGCGAATATCCCCACCACAACC AACTTAGATGAcatggaggatgtggaggagggaaagaaggagctcATCACGCGTGAAATCACCCAATTCCGGGAACAAATGAAG aaacaggaggaagagaaggagagagagaggaggttgagagagaaggacagggagcgGGAGCGAGACCGCGAGCgagaaagggagcgggagagagacagagagagggaacgagaaagggagagggagcgagagcgagagcgagaaagggagaaggagagggagcgagaacgggagagggaaaggagagaacggGAAGAGAAGCTGAAACGGAGGTCTCGTTCAGGTTCCCGAGGAGGCAGCTTGCGAAGGTCACGCTCTCAGTCAGTGGAAAGCCGCAGagtgaagaaagataaaaggtaTTCCAGATCTAG ATCACCCTCACCTGtacgaaagagtgagagggatttactaagggagaaagaagaagaagcagaagacaaaGAACGCAAGGAACAGGAGAGGAAAGTTCGGAAAAAAGAGATGCAGTATCAG gAGAGATTAAAGAACTGGGAGACACGTGAGCACAAGAAGCAGAAGGAGCTCGAccgtgagaaagaaaaggaccgCATgaaagagctggagagagagaaggaggcaaggaggctcAAGGAGTTCCTCGAAGACTACGATGACGAGAGAGACGATCCCAAATACTACAA AGGCCATGCATTCCAAAGAAGACTTatggagagggagcaagagaaggagatggacacTCGGGACCGtgtcaaggagaaggaggagctggaggagctgCGAGCCAAAATTCTTGCTGAAGGACATGATAATCCGGATGCTGCATTCCAaaag GCTTGTGCTGAAAGAGAGGAACAGTACAGGCCGAAGCTGCTTGTTAAACCTGCAGAGAAGAAgatccctcccccagccccagcGCCTGTGGAGGCCCAGCCAGCGTTACCCCAAGCCCCAGAACAGCCACCTCTGCCTAGCGTGCCAGCAGAGTCAGACTCAGATTCAGACGGCCACATGTCTGATGCCCCACCTGAGCCCATGCCAGATATGGAAGACAGTCCTTCGCAGGGTGGTGACTATGAAA ATTCGTTCCTGTCGTCCTCTGAGAGTACACATCAGccccaaaagaggaagaagttggATGTCAAAGATGTCTTTAAccaagatgatgatgacattttGGCCAAAAAGAAGAAGCTGCCGTTGCCAG AGCGAACACTTACTGCCAAGGAGGATCCTCTGCAGAAACTATTGAGAAATACAATCGAACCAG GCAAAGACAAAAGTGGCAAGGAGAAGGGTGGTGGCGAAGAGAAACGCAAACATATCAAGAGCATGATTGACAAGATTCCTACGAGTAAAGAGGAACTCTTTGCTTACCCAATTGACTCGTCTCTTGTTGATAAT GTCCTAATGGAAAAGAGAATTCGTCCCTGGATCAATAAAAAGATCATAGAATATATTGGAGAGCCAGAACCCACGTTAGTTGACTTCATCTGCTCAAAAGTTCTGGTTGGATCCGAGCCACAGTCCCTTCTCAACGATGTACAGATG GTCCTTGACGACGAAGCCGAGGTGTTTGTGGTGAAGATGTGGCGATTACTCATCTACGAGATAGAAGCAAAAAAATTAGGTGCTGTAAAGtcttaa
- the LOC113825931 gene encoding RNA-binding protein 25 isoform X1, translating to MAFPTRPPLMPGVPISTMMGTPFTLAPNIVPAVGIPISQIPTPISSRPQMRPITTSSTSKPTQNTTTNHGIKPPSYSKRLESSGPAVTVFVGNITEKAPDVMVRHILNTCGTVLSWKRVQGASGKLQAFGFCEFGNPDAALRAIRLLHDYEIAEKKLVVKADAKTKEVLEEYKEKRKKAKQNGDSSPLQDEVDEGDDYLDEDMRVEDTAALSRINSILADHKKDIMNYVPPPNKHDMREKRMSRVQEKLVALSSGADIANIPTTTNLDDMEDVEEGKKELITREITQFREQMKKQEEEKERERRLREKDRERERDRERERERERDREREREREREREREREREKERERERERERREREEKLKRRSRSGSRGGSLRRSRSQSVESRRVKKDKRYSRSRSPSPVRKSERDLLREKEEEAEDKERKEQERKVRKKEMQYQERLKNWETREHKKQKELDREKEKDRMKELEREKEARRLKEFLEDYDDERDDPKYYKGHAFQRRLMEREQEKEMDTRDRVKEKEELEELRAKILAEGHDNPDAAFQKACAEREEQYRPKLLVKPAEKKIPPPAPAPVEAQPALPQAPEQPPLPSVPAESDSDSDGHMSDAPPEPMPDMEDSPSQGGDYENMEDSPSQGGDYENSFLSSSESTHQPQKRKKLDVKDVFNQDDDDILAKKKKLPLPERTLTAKEDPLQKLLRNTIEPGKDKSGKEKGGGEEKRKHIKSMIDKIPTSKEELFAYPIDSSLVDNVLMEKRIRPWINKKIIEYIGEPEPTLVDFICSKVLVGSEPQSLLNDVQMVLDDEAEVFVVKMWRLLIYEIEAKKLGAVKS from the exons ATGGCATTCCCCACGCGACCTCCGCTTATGCCAGGGGTGCCAATCTCAACAATGATGGGGACACCCTTTACCCTAGCAC CTAATATTGTGCCAGCAGTTGGCATTCCCATATCACAG ATTCCTACACCAATCTCAAGCCGTCCTCAGATGCGCCCCATCACAACGAGCTCCACCAGTAAGCCCACGCagaacaccaccaccaaccatgGAATAAAGCCGCCCAGCTACTCGAAACGACTTGAGTCATCAGGGCCGGCTGTAACGGTGTTTGTGGGCAACATCACGGAGAAAGCTCCTGATGTGATGGTGCGGCACATTCTCAACACATGTGGCACAGTGTTGAGCTGGAAGAGGGTTCAGGGGGCATCTGGAAAGTTACAAG CATTTGGATTTTGTGAATTTGGCAATCCTGATGCAGCTCTGCGGGCAATTCGCCTTCTTCATGATTATGAGATAGCGGAAAAGAAGCTGGTTGTCAAGGCAGATGCAAAGACCAAAGAAGTTCTAGAGGAGTACAAAG aaaagagaaaaaaggccaaGCAAAATGGCGACTCATCTCCCTTGCAAGATGAGGTGGACGAGGGCGACGACTACCTGGATGAGGACATGAGAGTCGAGGACACAGCCGCCCTGAGCCGCATCAACAGCATCTTGGCCGACCACAAAAAGGATATCATGAATTACGTCCCACCTCCGAACAAGCACgacatgagagagaagaggatgtcaAGGGTCCAGGAGAAGCTTGTTGCGCTCTCCAGTGGGGCCGACATCGCGAATATCCCCACCACAACC AACTTAGATGAcatggaggatgtggaggagggaaagaaggagctcATCACGCGTGAAATCACCCAATTCCGGGAACAAATGAAG aaacaggaggaagagaaggagagagagaggaggttgagagagaaggacagggagcgGGAGCGAGACCGCGAGCgagaaagggagcgggagagagacagagagagggaacgagaaagggagagggagcgagagcgagagcgagaaagggagaaggagagggagcgagaacgggagagggaaaggagagaacggGAAGAGAAGCTGAAACGGAGGTCTCGTTCAGGTTCCCGAGGAGGCAGCTTGCGAAGGTCACGCTCTCAGTCAGTGGAAAGCCGCAGagtgaagaaagataaaaggtaTTCCAGATCTAG ATCACCCTCACCTGtacgaaagagtgagagggatttactaagggagaaagaagaagaagcagaagacaaaGAACGCAAGGAACAGGAGAGGAAAGTTCGGAAAAAAGAGATGCAGTATCAG gAGAGATTAAAGAACTGGGAGACACGTGAGCACAAGAAGCAGAAGGAGCTCGAccgtgagaaagaaaaggaccgCATgaaagagctggagagagagaaggaggcaaggaggctcAAGGAGTTCCTCGAAGACTACGATGACGAGAGAGACGATCCCAAATACTACAA AGGCCATGCATTCCAAAGAAGACTTatggagagggagcaagagaaggagatggacacTCGGGACCGtgtcaaggagaaggaggagctggaggagctgCGAGCCAAAATTCTTGCTGAAGGACATGATAATCCGGATGCTGCATTCCAaaag GCTTGTGCTGAAAGAGAGGAACAGTACAGGCCGAAGCTGCTTGTTAAACCTGCAGAGAAGAAgatccctcccccagccccagcGCCTGTGGAGGCCCAGCCAGCGTTACCCCAAGCCCCAGAACAGCCACCTCTGCCTAGCGTGCCAGCAGAGTCAGACTCAGATTCAGACGGCCACATGTCTGATGCCCCACCTGAGCCCATGCCAGATATGGAAGACAGTCCTTCGCAGGGTGGTGACTATGAAA ATATGGAAGACAGTCCTTCTCAGGGTGGTGACTATGAAA ATTCGTTCCTGTCGTCCTCTGAGAGTACACATCAGccccaaaagaggaagaagttggATGTCAAAGATGTCTTTAAccaagatgatgatgacattttGGCCAAAAAGAAGAAGCTGCCGTTGCCAG AGCGAACACTTACTGCCAAGGAGGATCCTCTGCAGAAACTATTGAGAAATACAATCGAACCAG GCAAAGACAAAAGTGGCAAGGAGAAGGGTGGTGGCGAAGAGAAACGCAAACATATCAAGAGCATGATTGACAAGATTCCTACGAGTAAAGAGGAACTCTTTGCTTACCCAATTGACTCGTCTCTTGTTGATAAT GTCCTAATGGAAAAGAGAATTCGTCCCTGGATCAATAAAAAGATCATAGAATATATTGGAGAGCCAGAACCCACGTTAGTTGACTTCATCTGCTCAAAAGTTCTGGTTGGATCCGAGCCACAGTCCCTTCTCAACGATGTACAGATG GTCCTTGACGACGAAGCCGAGGTGTTTGTGGTGAAGATGTGGCGATTACTCATCTACGAGATAGAAGCAAAAAAATTAGGTGCTGTAAAGtcttaa
- the LOC113825931 gene encoding RNA-binding protein 25 isoform X4, with translation MAFPTRPPLMPGVPISTMMGTPFTLAPNIVPAVGIPISQIPTPISSRPQMRPITTSSTSKPTQNTTTNHGIKPPSYSKRLESSGPAVTVFVGNITEKAPDVMVRHILNTCGTVLSWKRVQGASGKLQAFGFCEFGNPDAALRAIRLLHDYEIAEKKLVVKADAKTKEVLEEYKEKRKKAKQNGDSSPLQDEVDEGDDYLDEDMRVEDTAALSRINSILADHKKDIMNYVPPPNKHDMREKRMSRVQEKLVALSSGADIANIPTTTNLDDMEDVEEGKKELITREITQFREQMKKQEEEKERERRLREKDRERERDRERERERERDREREREREREREREREREKERERERERERREREEKLKRRSRSGSRGGSLRRSRSQSVESRRVKKDKRSPSPVRKSERDLLREKEEEAEDKERKEQERKVRKKEMQYQERLKNWETREHKKQKELDREKEKDRMKELEREKEARRLKEFLEDYDDERDDPKYYKGHAFQRRLMEREQEKEMDTRDRVKEKEELEELRAKILAEGHDNPDAAFQKACAEREEQYRPKLLVKPAEKKIPPPAPAPVEAQPALPQAPEQPPLPSVPAESDSDSDGHMSDAPPEPMPDMEDSPSQGGDYENSFLSSSESTHQPQKRKKLDVKDVFNQDDDDILAKKKKLPLPERTLTAKEDPLQKLLRNTIEPGKDKSGKEKGGGEEKRKHIKSMIDKIPTSKEELFAYPIDSSLVDNVLMEKRIRPWINKKIIEYIGEPEPTLVDFICSKVLVGSEPQSLLNDVQMVLDDEAEVFVVKMWRLLIYEIEAKKLGAVKS, from the exons ATGGCATTCCCCACGCGACCTCCGCTTATGCCAGGGGTGCCAATCTCAACAATGATGGGGACACCCTTTACCCTAGCAC CTAATATTGTGCCAGCAGTTGGCATTCCCATATCACAG ATTCCTACACCAATCTCAAGCCGTCCTCAGATGCGCCCCATCACAACGAGCTCCACCAGTAAGCCCACGCagaacaccaccaccaaccatgGAATAAAGCCGCCCAGCTACTCGAAACGACTTGAGTCATCAGGGCCGGCTGTAACGGTGTTTGTGGGCAACATCACGGAGAAAGCTCCTGATGTGATGGTGCGGCACATTCTCAACACATGTGGCACAGTGTTGAGCTGGAAGAGGGTTCAGGGGGCATCTGGAAAGTTACAAG CATTTGGATTTTGTGAATTTGGCAATCCTGATGCAGCTCTGCGGGCAATTCGCCTTCTTCATGATTATGAGATAGCGGAAAAGAAGCTGGTTGTCAAGGCAGATGCAAAGACCAAAGAAGTTCTAGAGGAGTACAAAG aaaagagaaaaaaggccaaGCAAAATGGCGACTCATCTCCCTTGCAAGATGAGGTGGACGAGGGCGACGACTACCTGGATGAGGACATGAGAGTCGAGGACACAGCCGCCCTGAGCCGCATCAACAGCATCTTGGCCGACCACAAAAAGGATATCATGAATTACGTCCCACCTCCGAACAAGCACgacatgagagagaagaggatgtcaAGGGTCCAGGAGAAGCTTGTTGCGCTCTCCAGTGGGGCCGACATCGCGAATATCCCCACCACAACC AACTTAGATGAcatggaggatgtggaggagggaaagaaggagctcATCACGCGTGAAATCACCCAATTCCGGGAACAAATGAAG aaacaggaggaagagaaggagagagagaggaggttgagagagaaggacagggagcgGGAGCGAGACCGCGAGCgagaaagggagcgggagagagacagagagagggaacgagaaagggagagggagcgagagcgagagcgagaaagggagaaggagagggagcgagaacgggagagggaaaggagagaacggGAAGAGAAGCTGAAACGGAGGTCTCGTTCAGGTTCCCGAGGAGGCAGCTTGCGAAGGTCACGCTCTCAGTCAGTGGAAAGCCGCAGagtgaagaaagataaaag ATCACCCTCACCTGtacgaaagagtgagagggatttactaagggagaaagaagaagaagcagaagacaaaGAACGCAAGGAACAGGAGAGGAAAGTTCGGAAAAAAGAGATGCAGTATCAG gAGAGATTAAAGAACTGGGAGACACGTGAGCACAAGAAGCAGAAGGAGCTCGAccgtgagaaagaaaaggaccgCATgaaagagctggagagagagaaggaggcaaggaggctcAAGGAGTTCCTCGAAGACTACGATGACGAGAGAGACGATCCCAAATACTACAA AGGCCATGCATTCCAAAGAAGACTTatggagagggagcaagagaaggagatggacacTCGGGACCGtgtcaaggagaaggaggagctggaggagctgCGAGCCAAAATTCTTGCTGAAGGACATGATAATCCGGATGCTGCATTCCAaaag GCTTGTGCTGAAAGAGAGGAACAGTACAGGCCGAAGCTGCTTGTTAAACCTGCAGAGAAGAAgatccctcccccagccccagcGCCTGTGGAGGCCCAGCCAGCGTTACCCCAAGCCCCAGAACAGCCACCTCTGCCTAGCGTGCCAGCAGAGTCAGACTCAGATTCAGACGGCCACATGTCTGATGCCCCACCTGAGCCCATGCCAGATATGGAAGACAGTCCTTCGCAGGGTGGTGACTATGAAA ATTCGTTCCTGTCGTCCTCTGAGAGTACACATCAGccccaaaagaggaagaagttggATGTCAAAGATGTCTTTAAccaagatgatgatgacattttGGCCAAAAAGAAGAAGCTGCCGTTGCCAG AGCGAACACTTACTGCCAAGGAGGATCCTCTGCAGAAACTATTGAGAAATACAATCGAACCAG GCAAAGACAAAAGTGGCAAGGAGAAGGGTGGTGGCGAAGAGAAACGCAAACATATCAAGAGCATGATTGACAAGATTCCTACGAGTAAAGAGGAACTCTTTGCTTACCCAATTGACTCGTCTCTTGTTGATAAT GTCCTAATGGAAAAGAGAATTCGTCCCTGGATCAATAAAAAGATCATAGAATATATTGGAGAGCCAGAACCCACGTTAGTTGACTTCATCTGCTCAAAAGTTCTGGTTGGATCCGAGCCACAGTCCCTTCTCAACGATGTACAGATG GTCCTTGACGACGAAGCCGAGGTGTTTGTGGTGAAGATGTGGCGATTACTCATCTACGAGATAGAAGCAAAAAAATTAGGTGCTGTAAAGtcttaa
- the LOC113825931 gene encoding RNA-binding protein 25 isoform X2, with protein MAFPTRPPLMPGVPISTMMGTPFTLAPNIVPAVGIPISQIPTPISSRPQMRPITTSSTSKPTQNTTTNHGIKPPSYSKRLESSGPAVTVFVGNITEKAPDVMVRHILNTCGTVLSWKRVQGASGKLQAFGFCEFGNPDAALRAIRLLHDYEIAEKKLVVKADAKTKEVLEEYKEKRKKAKQNGDSSPLQDEVDEGDDYLDEDMRVEDTAALSRINSILADHKKDIMNYVPPPNKHDMREKRMSRVQEKLVALSSGADIANIPTTTNLDDMEDVEEGKKELITREITQFREQMKKQEEEKERERRLREKDRERERDRERERERERDREREREREREREREREREKERERERERERREREEKLKRRSRSGSRGGSLRRSRSQSVESRRVKKDKRSPSPVRKSERDLLREKEEEAEDKERKEQERKVRKKEMQYQERLKNWETREHKKQKELDREKEKDRMKELEREKEARRLKEFLEDYDDERDDPKYYKGHAFQRRLMEREQEKEMDTRDRVKEKEELEELRAKILAEGHDNPDAAFQKACAEREEQYRPKLLVKPAEKKIPPPAPAPVEAQPALPQAPEQPPLPSVPAESDSDSDGHMSDAPPEPMPDMEDSPSQGGDYENMEDSPSQGGDYENSFLSSSESTHQPQKRKKLDVKDVFNQDDDDILAKKKKLPLPERTLTAKEDPLQKLLRNTIEPGKDKSGKEKGGGEEKRKHIKSMIDKIPTSKEELFAYPIDSSLVDNVLMEKRIRPWINKKIIEYIGEPEPTLVDFICSKVLVGSEPQSLLNDVQMVLDDEAEVFVVKMWRLLIYEIEAKKLGAVKS; from the exons ATGGCATTCCCCACGCGACCTCCGCTTATGCCAGGGGTGCCAATCTCAACAATGATGGGGACACCCTTTACCCTAGCAC CTAATATTGTGCCAGCAGTTGGCATTCCCATATCACAG ATTCCTACACCAATCTCAAGCCGTCCTCAGATGCGCCCCATCACAACGAGCTCCACCAGTAAGCCCACGCagaacaccaccaccaaccatgGAATAAAGCCGCCCAGCTACTCGAAACGACTTGAGTCATCAGGGCCGGCTGTAACGGTGTTTGTGGGCAACATCACGGAGAAAGCTCCTGATGTGATGGTGCGGCACATTCTCAACACATGTGGCACAGTGTTGAGCTGGAAGAGGGTTCAGGGGGCATCTGGAAAGTTACAAG CATTTGGATTTTGTGAATTTGGCAATCCTGATGCAGCTCTGCGGGCAATTCGCCTTCTTCATGATTATGAGATAGCGGAAAAGAAGCTGGTTGTCAAGGCAGATGCAAAGACCAAAGAAGTTCTAGAGGAGTACAAAG aaaagagaaaaaaggccaaGCAAAATGGCGACTCATCTCCCTTGCAAGATGAGGTGGACGAGGGCGACGACTACCTGGATGAGGACATGAGAGTCGAGGACACAGCCGCCCTGAGCCGCATCAACAGCATCTTGGCCGACCACAAAAAGGATATCATGAATTACGTCCCACCTCCGAACAAGCACgacatgagagagaagaggatgtcaAGGGTCCAGGAGAAGCTTGTTGCGCTCTCCAGTGGGGCCGACATCGCGAATATCCCCACCACAACC AACTTAGATGAcatggaggatgtggaggagggaaagaaggagctcATCACGCGTGAAATCACCCAATTCCGGGAACAAATGAAG aaacaggaggaagagaaggagagagagaggaggttgagagagaaggacagggagcgGGAGCGAGACCGCGAGCgagaaagggagcgggagagagacagagagagggaacgagaaagggagagggagcgagagcgagagcgagaaagggagaaggagagggagcgagaacgggagagggaaaggagagaacggGAAGAGAAGCTGAAACGGAGGTCTCGTTCAGGTTCCCGAGGAGGCAGCTTGCGAAGGTCACGCTCTCAGTCAGTGGAAAGCCGCAGagtgaagaaagataaaag ATCACCCTCACCTGtacgaaagagtgagagggatttactaagggagaaagaagaagaagcagaagacaaaGAACGCAAGGAACAGGAGAGGAAAGTTCGGAAAAAAGAGATGCAGTATCAG gAGAGATTAAAGAACTGGGAGACACGTGAGCACAAGAAGCAGAAGGAGCTCGAccgtgagaaagaaaaggaccgCATgaaagagctggagagagagaaggaggcaaggaggctcAAGGAGTTCCTCGAAGACTACGATGACGAGAGAGACGATCCCAAATACTACAA AGGCCATGCATTCCAAAGAAGACTTatggagagggagcaagagaaggagatggacacTCGGGACCGtgtcaaggagaaggaggagctggaggagctgCGAGCCAAAATTCTTGCTGAAGGACATGATAATCCGGATGCTGCATTCCAaaag GCTTGTGCTGAAAGAGAGGAACAGTACAGGCCGAAGCTGCTTGTTAAACCTGCAGAGAAGAAgatccctcccccagccccagcGCCTGTGGAGGCCCAGCCAGCGTTACCCCAAGCCCCAGAACAGCCACCTCTGCCTAGCGTGCCAGCAGAGTCAGACTCAGATTCAGACGGCCACATGTCTGATGCCCCACCTGAGCCCATGCCAGATATGGAAGACAGTCCTTCGCAGGGTGGTGACTATGAAA ATATGGAAGACAGTCCTTCTCAGGGTGGTGACTATGAAA ATTCGTTCCTGTCGTCCTCTGAGAGTACACATCAGccccaaaagaggaagaagttggATGTCAAAGATGTCTTTAAccaagatgatgatgacattttGGCCAAAAAGAAGAAGCTGCCGTTGCCAG AGCGAACACTTACTGCCAAGGAGGATCCTCTGCAGAAACTATTGAGAAATACAATCGAACCAG GCAAAGACAAAAGTGGCAAGGAGAAGGGTGGTGGCGAAGAGAAACGCAAACATATCAAGAGCATGATTGACAAGATTCCTACGAGTAAAGAGGAACTCTTTGCTTACCCAATTGACTCGTCTCTTGTTGATAAT GTCCTAATGGAAAAGAGAATTCGTCCCTGGATCAATAAAAAGATCATAGAATATATTGGAGAGCCAGAACCCACGTTAGTTGACTTCATCTGCTCAAAAGTTCTGGTTGGATCCGAGCCACAGTCCCTTCTCAACGATGTACAGATG GTCCTTGACGACGAAGCCGAGGTGTTTGTGGTGAAGATGTGGCGATTACTCATCTACGAGATAGAAGCAAAAAAATTAGGTGCTGTAAAGtcttaa